In Chrysemys picta bellii isolate R12L10 chromosome 4, ASM1138683v2, whole genome shotgun sequence, the sequence TCAAATCTTTCTTTCTTAGCTTTGCTGGACAAAACACTGAGCCCCACAGAGAAATATGAGAATTGTTGTTATCAGGAGTGAAGTCTCCAGAGCTCTTTACTCAAGCTATAGGCAAGCTTTCTTTTCCCTCCACATTGGACCAAAAGTATAATGAATACCTAGGGAATACTGCTGATCTGGGGCTAATGTTCTCTCACTACCAACGACAATTGTCCAGTTTTGATGTATGTCCACTGTATGTGTGGGCTGCAAATTATGTTTCATATTGTTACATGTTCAAAGGACACAATCTCTTAAAGCTGTCCTATACAACCTGGCCTATCCAATGTTATCCTACTGGAAATGCATGAAGGCTGGGAGCACACCAGATATTGTGCCAAAGAAGGAACTAAAACCTTTCCATGTGTGGTGGAATGGTGACTGCACAAGCAGGGATGTGTGGGGAATCAAATTGTTGGATGCTCTCTAGAGGCATGCTGCTTTCATTTCTCTCTAGATTATAAACTGATGACTTTGGTTATTTTAAGATTGGTTTATTTAATGACTTTATTACTGGGTAGGTAAAAATACCTGACAATATATAAAACCTGGATCTATTAACAGTTCAGCATTGTCCTCCTTTCATGTCATAAACCAGGAAAGGGGCACACCTTCCTAACTGTGGGATTTTGGCCTGAGACTCAGGTGTTTGGGGAAATTCTCATGCCCTCAAGGCTACCTTCAAAGATCTCATCTTTGGTGGCCATGTAGCAGCCATAGAAGATGCACCTTCCACCGCATTGGGAGCTGCGGCTCTGAAAACGATGCTAAATAGAACCATGGAGGCATAGAGCACGTCCCAGAGAAGATGACCCATTGGCCCAGCCACTGTTGAGATTTACCAAGGGAAAGCCTCCCACTGACTCTTTTATGGGGATAGGGGATCATTTATTGTTCTAAGTTGTAAAGAAATTGTATTTATCAGAGAtcgttttttttctaaattaaaactCAGTGGAAGTGGAGGGCAGGGGATTTTCAGTTTCCCATTGTGGGGAGGGGTCTATGAAAGTTGGCTTTTTTCACCGTCAAGAGACAAGGATTTATTGGCTTCTGAAACAAAGTGGCTCAGTATGTCTACTTAGGCCTTCAGCCTGAGGCAGGTTGGCTCATTGTGAATGATTTGATTGCACCCTTCATTAAAAGGAAAGTTACCCCAAATTAGAAGGAAACTAAAACTGAAAGAATCCAGCCGAATCCCCGTTTTATTTCTCAATAAAACATCTGTATTGTTCTTTCAGGATGGCTCTGCCAAACAAGTCAACAATAAACCAAAGGCCTGGCAATAGACGAAACGCTGGAAAGCGCCTTTTTAATATGGAAAAGTATCCTGCAGTGTCGCAAAGCCCCCAGTGGAGACTGCCTCTCGCCCCTGTGAAATGTATAAATAAtatatggccagatcctcagctgacgtAAAGCAACATAAGTCCACTGATGGCAATGcacctatgctgatttacaccagatggggGAACTTGGcctaaattttgtttgtttgtttgtaaaaaaaaaaaaaaaaaaagaggaggaagggggagctctttgtcttttttttttttttgtatacagAAACTTTGCAAGTTCTTGTTTTATTGTTAGCTCGTTTGGCAGGAGCAGCTGAGCAATAGAAGTGTTTTATTTGGAAATACTTTAGGGGGAATTTGACAGAGTCCTAGCTGCCTTATGGTTGTTCTAGCTCTGAGAGGTTTTCACCTCTTGGAGACTGCACCAGGCTAGGATTATCTCATTTGATTTCCTTGGATCTGCGTACAGCTGAGAATTGAAGAAAATTAGAGGTTAGTGAAGTTTGCTTTCATCTCACACTAAGAGCTTTCAGTTATTTAAATGTAACGTgttctccctctctttcttttttttttttccttcctgacaACTGCCTTCTTGTTTTTGTGAACTAAAAATACCACTCGCGATTTTATTTAGTTTGATTTGGTTCAGTAACCAAACTGTGACCCAAACAGCTTTTTCTCCTGTGCAAAGGAGGCTCAgaggaagagggctggggccagattctgatctcaactCCGCTGGTATAAACCCAGCGCAAGCCACCGACAGCTGAATCTGACCCATCCGTTTGAGTATCAGGTGCGGAAATGTTCGCTCTTTTATGGCCAGGAATAACACGCCGGGTTATTTTGATCCGTGTTGTCACACTGCTTACTTTCTTTCCCTCCAAATCTGTAAAAGCCCGTCACAAAAGCTCTACTCATTATCAAAGAATGAAAATAAACCAGCAAACTGCTGTGTACGCTCACATAGCCACCTCTTTCCTCTTTGTCCCAgggcagggccagatcctcagctgatgggaCGTGGCCTTGCTCTGCTCACTTCAACAACCAACGTGCACCCAATgtgctgagctcctttgaaaacctggccactTATCTTGGGCACTCAGTGGGAGCTGGCCTCTTCTGACAATCTGGCTCCAAATGTGGGGGCTGAAAATCTTGCTCTAAAATTCTAATCTTGGCTCTGACGCTGAACGGCTCTGAACCTCTCTCTGTCTCCAAAGTGTCCCCATCCATCAAATAGGTATAATACTTGCCAACCTCCCTGGGCTGCTGAAAGGGTTAATTCATTAATGCTTCTAACACACGTTGCCGATGGAAAGTGCTATTTCATGGTTCTATGTTATTAGAAGTTTGTAGGAGTTTGCAAATAAAATGCAGCATTTCCCTGCTGGAGTGATATTCTCCAACTAAGCTGCAGCTTGAGGGACTGTCCAGCAATTTATACCCATCTCCACAGAGAAACACCTTCTCAAAGTCTGGTGGAATTCAGCACTCCCAATCCtaaacatttgaaaatcaggaGTCAGGCCTCCAAAAATCTAgcgattggcttaaaaatcatgatttaaaaaaaaacaactacaatttggttctttttatttactttctagttcatagggtgaccagacagcaagtgtgaaaaattgggacgggggagTTGGAGGGGTTGTCTTGTAAGTCAAGGAGACCAGTCATGGAGATTGCTGCGGGTTCCTACACAGAGTCCAAGGCGGCGGGaatggaatttggggagggaaaaCGTCTCGTACCTTCCCGCCAACCTGTGCACCGGAACAAAGGCCAGCACACTCTGCTCCTTAGCGTCAAGATTGCAGGACACTGTGGCTTTGGAGATGatgatcatagaaccatagaatcgtaggactggaagggaccttgagaggtcatctagtcctgtcccctgcactcctggcaggactaagcattatttagaccattcctgacatgtGTTTCTCTAacatgctctttaaaatctccaatgacggagattccacaacctccctaggcaatttattccagagcttaacaaccctgacagttaggaagtttttcctaatgtccaacctaaacctcccttgctgcaatttaagcccattgcttcttgtcctgtcttcagaggttaacgagaacaatttacctctctcctccttgtaacaaccttttatgtacttgaaaactgttatgtcccctccccccagtcttctccagtctaaacaaacccaattttttcaatctccctcataggtcatgttttctagtcctttaatcattttgttgctcttctctgggctttcccaaatttgtccacatctttcctgaaatgtggcacccagacctggacactatactccagttgaggcctaatcagcacggagtagagcgcaagaattacttctcgtgtcttgcttacaacactcctgctaatacatcccagaatgatgtttcctttttttttttttgcaacagtgttacactattgactcatatttagcttgtgatccactatgacccccaaatccctttctgcagtactccttgcTAGGCAGTCAGTTCCCATTCTGGATGTGTGCAActggttgttccttcctaagtggagtactttgcatttgtccttattgaatttcatcctatttacttcagaccatttctccagtttgtccagatcattttgaattttaatcctatcctatGATCTCAGCTTTCTCTCAGCTGGAGTCCCCAAAGACttgaggatggaagaatccctgATCGTTTCGGGGAACAGACCATGAAGGGGTGAGGATGGTTAATTTTTAACCTCCATCTATTGTGTATTGTATTGCATCGCACTGCATCTTGGGGAAGGTCGTCTGGCAGCCTCCATACAGCGCTTGCAGAATGTGCAGCTCTTGGAATGAATATAATTTTACAATTGGCCTGAAAAAGCTCCATCTAGTTGTCAGGGTTCAAGAATGTTGTTTTATTAGGATTACGGTCTTGTTCTTCTTTGGTGTCAGCAGGCGTTTATGACTGTTACAACAGGAATGAAAAGCTGGGTCTGGAATAAGTGTTGCTTTCTCCTGCCAGGCGCAGGGTTCACTGTGGAGGCCAGACATATGTCTTTCTTTCTCCCACAGATGCTACTTTCTTTCTGGATaaggcgtggactgcaccctcccATTGGAAGAAATGGCTGATGACAGCTCTGACCTGAGACATAGCTGCTGCTCTGCTTGCAATGGGTTCATATGGTGAAGGTAACTGAAGGACCATGTCATCTCCTCTGCCTCTGCAGGTGAAGGAAACCAGACCCTGGTGGGTGTGACAGGGAGATCGTGATGCGGGGAATGCCCCATGGAAGTCCCTTAATGAGAGCTGTGCAAGGTTTGCTGGGGCGAGGTAGGGGACAGAATAGGGTTGGGCTAAGTGGGCAGTCACTGGCTGTAGCTTGCTCCTTCCCTCTGCTCAGCCGGTCTGTTATGGGTACATTAATCCAGAGCCTGGCTTCCCCACTGCAGGGTGGAATCTGTCCTAGGGGGAGCAGGCTCTGCAGACAGCGTGAGATTCCCATGACTACACAGCTCCTACCCAGCCATTCTGTCCGAGCCAGAGGGACACAGGAGAGTCAGAAGAGAAGTCAGTGCAGAGCTCCAGGGGGCTCTATGCCGATTACCCTGACCTCCACAGATCCCCTGTGGTCCATGCAGATCTTGGCAGGCTGGTTTGCGGAGCTTACcccccagcttgtttcccagagGTGAACAAATTCTGCGTGGCCCCAGGGAGAATGCCTGGGAAGCTCTGCATGGGGACCCTCACAGAGCCTTCAGTCCCCCTATGGGTCATTCCTGCCTAGGGCACATTCAGGCCATTAGCACTGTAATAATCAGCAAACCCTGCTGAGGTTGGAAAACTTGGCTggctgtttgcttgtttgtttgtattttctgAGACGATCCATATGCCTTTCGGATTCGCTTGCTGTCAGTGAGTTGAGGAATAGCGAAGCGTCGACGtcagtggatttttttgtttagttGAAATAGCAGATGGAGGACTGGCAAAAGGGGTTACGTTTAGCTCCTTTGTAGACCAGGAGAACTCTCAGGTCTTAGTGCAAGGACAGCAGAGCAGGCGTGGCAATGGCCGGTGTGGGATGTCAAGACGGGGATCTTCCCAGAAGGCAGAGTTAGGGATTGTCTTTTGGATACCACTGAGCTAACTTAGCTCCCCTTTCCTTCGGGGGAAATTCTGATAAAAGGGTTCGTTTTAGTCCTGTGCACAAACTATTGATTTTTCACACAACGCGGGTACAGCCTCTGCTTTGCAACCATGAGCTTCCTCCTGCAGTCGGAATTAATGAGGCCGCTTGCATTAATAAGTGTGTCTCAGTGTAAATATGATCACAGAACGGGCCGTGtagatcctgaagtccttactcagccaGAACTCAGGAATTTTGGCTAAATGGGGATTGAGTAAAAGCTATGTAGGatcctcaggatttggcccatacatCCCACATGTAAGTTTTTGGGCTGCATGTTAATTACTAGTGTGAATTATACATCATGTACCCTGAAGAGCCCGCAGAATTCTATGGGGTTTCAATTTAGGACAAGGGCTCTGGCATAATGTTCTGTGAGAAAAGAGCTATAATCACTGGAGCTTGTGGGGTCCTGGTGGTTATGCTGTATGAAACTCCTTGGGAGACCTCAGATATAGTACCTCACCCTCCTCACTGGCCCAGTTGCAATCACCAGAGAAACATGATACCGTGCTCCTGGAGAAGGAGGGTCCTCTCCGTTTGTGTGACACATGCAGTCAATCAATGCTGTAGGTCGTTTCTGCATTCAAAATACAGTTTGATCTATACATGAATCTGGAATACCTTCAAAGTCATCATCTGCCATCATGATCAGAGCATCTCAGATTTTCACCCAGTCAGAATTAGAGAACTGAGTTGGACCACTTTAAATCTGAAGGTGACAGCATCCAGTTATTCATAAAATTGCTCCTCTCTTGAGGACATTTCCAGTTACCAAGGGATGGTGCCTCTCTTTCTAGGGAATGGAAAACATATCCAAAGCATAGTATGTCTTCCATCTGAATGTGTCAGGAATCAGGACCTGCAACAGCATCAGACTCTGGGCAACCTAACGAGCGCAGCTGGCTTGTAGTAGGATGCCTGATGGTCTACACCACCTGTTTGATTGGGAaagtcagcagaccagctcttaagcccagcagcggCAGTAGTTtggtggctgctcaaagcatttgtcCACAGCTATGATAGGGTGTctgcttgttcccagccctgctcctgccttggacCCAGCCTTGCTCCAGGTAACCTGgtcctgacccttggctctgattcCTTACTTTGGCGCTTACCCTTGTCTCTGGCACCTGCCCCCCAGTCCAGCGCCGACCCTAGGCTCCGATTCCTGGCTCCCGattccagctccaaccactaagcACGACTGTCCGCGTCCCAGTCACTGAGAGAACGTTCTACTGAAATCTCTGCTGTCTCCACTTGTTTAAAAGATATTCAGCAAAGTTTGTCCTATAACTTTATGGAGCCAAGCCTGCACAGACTAGAAGCACAGATAATTGGCTCTAAATGTTTGCTAAGAGATGCTCTGGCCCACTCTTGGTAACGTATTCGTGACTACATCTTCAAGTATAAAACTGAGCATCTTACCACCCTCTTGCTTGTGGATGAATCTGAGTCTTAGGTCCATTACTAAAACTATATCACCTACTCAACTTTGCCAACCTGAACCCAGTGCTGAGCAAAACAGATTCAGAGCTACTGACAAATGCGGCTTTGATTCCCTCAAGATTATTCAATCGTTTCTCCTCAGGAGCCcctatctgaggcctggtctacactacgggtttaggtcgactttagcggcgttaaaccgaattaagcctggacacgtccacacaacgaagccctttctttcgacttaaagggtcctttaaaccggtttctttacaccacctctgacgaggggattagcgataaaaccggtctttgcgggtcggaattggggtagtgtggacggaattcgacgttattggcctccgggagctatcccacagtgcttcattgtgaccgctctggacagcactctcaactcagatgcactgaccaggtagacaggaaaagacccgcgaaggtttgaatttcatttcctgtttgcccagcgtggagagcacaggtgaccccgcagagctcatcagcacaggtaaccgtgatggagtcctcccaggatcgcaaaagagctccagcatggaccgaacgggaggtacgagatctgctcgccatatggggagatgaagcagtgatagctgaactccgtagcagtaaaagaaatggaaaagtattagaaaagatctccaaggccatgaaggaccgaggccataacagggacacacagcagtgccgcgtgaaaattaaggagctacggcaagcttaccacaaagccagagaagcaaacggaaggtccggggcagagccgcaaacttgccgctactacgcggagctgcatgcgatcctagggggtgcagccaccactaccccaaccgtgtgctatgactctctcactggagaaacacacagggaagacggttcggggaacgaggaggatgatgacgatggaggtactgtaggtagctcacagcagcaaggaagcggagaaaccggtttccccaacagccaggatatgtttgtgaccctggacctggaaccagtaacccccgaactcacccaagaccctcagggcacacaggagacctctggtgagtgtaactttgtaactatttgtaaacattacaaaaaaaaagcaagcgtgtttaatgattactttgccctggcaatcgcggccagtacatctactggaaaagtctgttaacgtgtatggggatggagcggaaatcctccagggacatctccagaaagctctcctggttgaaatggggtgattttattaaggggacattcagaggcgcccgttcctgctcttctgaccagaaatgttccccgctgttaaccacgcggtggggggaggggtgaagtgatcatcccagagaatcgtgtgtgtgtgtggggcgggggggtttacttgtgtttgtgccgcatgttaaccgggaaaccgcagccactccttttacattgaaaccccattttaaatggacaacccaattcatccttgatatgggaaatgcgctgctgtttgcaacctttcccgcatgttaagaaggttaaaaaagccaaaacactgtggcctacgatggctgcctgcaagccgaaatatgcgaccttgtaatgaaagagtgtacccattgttctctaaaatgtgtcttttttaaccacctctcccttctcctccgccagctgcaaatgtttctccttcgcagaggctcgtgaacattagaaagagaaaacgtaggacgagggacgagatgttcacggagctgcagatgtccgcccaggctgatagagcacagcagaatgcgtggaggcagtcaatgacggagatgagaaaagcccaatatgaacgagaggagaggtggcgggctgaatcgcgggaagaacagagcaa encodes:
- the LOC122172278 gene encoding uncharacterized protein LOC122172278, with the translated sequence MESSQDRKRAPAWTEREVRDLLAIWGDEAVIAELRSSKRNGKVLEKISKAMKDRGHNRDTQQCRVKIKELRQAYHKAREANGRSGAEPQTCRYYAELHAILGGAATTTPTVCYDSLTGETHREDGSGNEEDDDDGGTVGSSQQQGSGETGFPNSQDMFVTLDLEPVTPELTQDPQGTQETSAANVSPSQRLVNIRKRKRRTRDEMFTELQMSAQADRAQQNAWRQSMTEMRKAQYEREERWRAESREEQSKWRAEDDRWRQLADRRQEAMLRLLEHQTDMLERMVELQERQQEQRPPLQPLCNQQPSSPSSIASSPRRPRTRWGGLRPPSHSTPDDRPSIRRLAFNKS